A section of the Streptomyces sp. Je 1-369 genome encodes:
- a CDS encoding LCP family protein: MPQHRAVSPRSRRHRARRLSRRARLGRTLLALTGVLVLCGGAAAWYLYREIDSIGSSAALGTDAPKSKDGSTNILLMGLDTRKDQNGDDLPEDVLKKLHAGSSDIGGYNANTLILLHVPADGGKAKGFSIPRDDLVDIPGYGKDKIKKAYGLAKAAEEEKLRREGVTDGHQLEHEGREAGRQSQIRTVRDFLGVPIDHFAEVSLSGFYRLADALDGVEVCLNHPVKDRYSGADFPAGKQELDGQQALAFVRQRHGLHRGDLDRTRRQQAFLASALHQVNSVGTLTNPARLLDLKNVAKDNVVLDKGWGVFSFVRQAKNLTGGKVEFTTLPVESFAEHNGEDVNIVDRDLVRKRVREAGKGTGDKGGKKSEDTSGSHSGDHSPKVAGGGVPCVD, encoded by the coding sequence ATGCCCCAGCACCGAGCCGTCAGCCCCCGCTCCCGACGACATCGCGCGCGTCGCCTCTCCCGCCGGGCCCGGCTCGGCCGCACGCTGCTGGCCCTCACCGGTGTCCTGGTGCTCTGCGGCGGCGCCGCGGCCTGGTACCTGTACCGCGAGATCGACAGCATCGGCTCCTCGGCCGCTCTCGGCACCGACGCACCCAAGTCGAAGGACGGCTCGACGAACATCCTGCTGATGGGCCTCGACACGCGGAAGGACCAGAACGGGGACGACCTGCCCGAGGACGTGCTGAAGAAACTGCACGCCGGGAGCTCCGACATCGGCGGCTACAACGCCAACACGCTGATCCTGCTGCACGTCCCGGCCGACGGCGGCAAGGCCAAGGGCTTCTCCATCCCGCGCGACGACCTCGTCGACATACCGGGGTACGGCAAGGACAAGATCAAGAAGGCGTACGGGCTCGCGAAGGCGGCGGAGGAGGAGAAACTGCGCCGCGAGGGCGTCACGGACGGGCACCAGCTGGAGCACGAGGGCCGGGAGGCGGGCCGCCAGTCCCAGATCCGGACCGTGCGCGACTTCCTGGGCGTCCCCATCGACCACTTCGCCGAGGTCAGCCTCTCCGGCTTCTACCGCCTGGCCGACGCGCTCGACGGCGTCGAGGTCTGCCTCAACCACCCGGTCAAGGACCGCTACTCGGGCGCCGACTTCCCCGCGGGCAAGCAGGAACTCGACGGACAGCAGGCACTCGCCTTCGTACGCCAGCGGCACGGCCTGCACCGTGGCGACCTGGACCGCACCCGCCGCCAGCAGGCGTTCCTCGCCTCCGCCCTGCACCAGGTGAACAGCGTCGGCACCCTCACCAACCCCGCCCGCCTGCTCGACCTGAAGAACGTCGCCAAGGACAACGTCGTCCTCGACAAGGGCTGGGGCGTCTTCTCCTTCGTCCGGCAGGCCAAGAACCTCACCGGCGGAAAGGTGGAGTTCACGACCCTGCCGGTGGAGAGCTTCGCCGAGCACAACGGCGAGGACGTGAACATCGTCGACCGCGACCTGGTGCGCAAACGGGTGCGGGAAGCCGGGAAGGGGACCGGTGACAAGGGTGGGAAGAAGTCCGAGGACACCTCCGGAAGCCACTCCGGGGACCACTCCCCGAAGGTCGCCGGAGGAGGTGTGCCGTGCGTGGACTGA
- a CDS encoding NUDIX hydrolase, whose translation MGEQASNQVRSRVSAYAVATVRDELLLTRLSAASPVFEPGLWHLPGGGVDPGEQPEEALARELHEETGLELVGARLVDARTYSARRLGVSWHLVGLFYVVELAPGAIRAEEADGSTSDVAWLPLSGLDESVLSPAAVDGLGMIGARV comes from the coding sequence GTGGGCGAGCAGGCGAGCAATCAGGTGCGGTCGCGTGTCTCGGCGTACGCCGTCGCCACCGTGCGGGACGAGCTCCTCCTGACGCGGCTCTCGGCCGCCTCCCCGGTGTTCGAGCCCGGCCTCTGGCATCTGCCCGGCGGCGGTGTCGACCCGGGCGAGCAGCCGGAGGAGGCGCTCGCGCGCGAGCTGCACGAGGAGACGGGCCTCGAACTCGTCGGCGCGCGTCTCGTGGACGCGCGGACGTACTCGGCGCGCAGGCTCGGCGTGAGCTGGCACCTGGTGGGGCTCTTCTACGTGGTCGAGCTCGCCCCCGGTGCCATCAGGGCCGAGGAGGCGGACGGCTCCACGTCGGACGTCGCCTGGCTGCCCCTGTCCGGCCTGGACGAGTCGGTGCTGTCCCCGGCCGCGGTCGACGGGCTCGGGATGATCGGCGCCCGGGTCTGA
- a CDS encoding N-acetylmuramoyl-L-alanine amidase: protein MRGSDTARTPSARRRTVRTAGALASAGLLVPLLGAAPSSGAPQQDAPDRLQGAFAAAADAYHVPQSVLLGVSYLQSRWDAHGGAASVTGGYGPMHLTDARTALASAPHHSEGTEDPRGDTSRPAPPPKAEVPEESELPARLKTLPRAAELSGRSADELRTDPAANVEGGAALLAAAQRKLGKPLSSDPADWYGAVARFSGADDEATAATYANDVFAVIRDGERRTTDAGQRVTLAPEPGLAPDAAQLKRAGLRKAPTGGTECPKTVACEWIPAPYEEFKDPNGNPDYGNHDLSDRPKSQSIDTIVIHDTEGRWEGVLKMVQDPTYVSWQYTLRSTDGHIAQHVKAKDVAWHAGNWYVNSKSIGLEHEGFLTAPDTWYTEAMYRTSARLVKYLAKKYDIPLDRQHILGHDNVQGTVTSSIPGMHTDPGPYWDWQHYFTLLGKPFHRTAGTGGGVVTVAPEYAKNRPEYTGCVKPGETCVPHGSAAVRVHTEPRDDAPLIKDIGKRPGGQASTIDVNDTGARLSTGQQYAVAERKGDWTAVWYLGQKAWFKNPKKQPTAVDAAGLVVTPKAGASEVPVYGRAYPEKEAYPAGVPVQTVSPLPYKILAGQKYVVGDKVPGEYFYSPTFDTAPHKVVRGKDMYYVIQYGHRVGYVRAADVQVARSGK from the coding sequence TTGCGAGGATCCGACACCGCCCGCACGCCGTCCGCGCGCAGACGCACCGTCAGGACGGCGGGCGCCCTCGCGTCGGCCGGCCTGCTGGTTCCGCTGCTCGGCGCGGCCCCGTCGTCGGGCGCACCCCAACAGGACGCCCCGGACCGGTTGCAGGGCGCCTTCGCCGCTGCCGCCGACGCGTACCACGTACCCCAGAGCGTGCTGCTCGGCGTCTCCTACCTGCAGTCGCGCTGGGACGCCCACGGCGGCGCGGCCAGCGTCACCGGTGGCTACGGCCCCATGCACCTCACCGACGCCCGCACCGCCCTGGCCTCGGCCCCGCACCACAGCGAGGGCACGGAGGACCCGCGGGGCGACACCTCGCGCCCCGCTCCCCCGCCGAAGGCCGAGGTGCCGGAGGAGTCCGAACTCCCCGCCCGCCTCAAGACGCTGCCCCGCGCCGCCGAGCTGAGCGGCCGGTCCGCCGACGAGCTGCGCACCGACCCGGCGGCGAACGTCGAGGGCGGCGCGGCCCTGCTCGCGGCGGCCCAGCGCAAGCTCGGCAAGCCGCTGAGCAGCGACCCCGCCGACTGGTACGGCGCCGTCGCCCGCTTCTCCGGAGCGGACGACGAGGCGACCGCGGCCACGTACGCCAACGACGTGTTCGCCGTGATCCGTGACGGTGAGCGGCGCACCACGGACGCGGGCCAGCGCGTGACGCTCGCGCCGGAGCCGGGGCTCGCGCCCGACGCGGCGCAGCTGAAGCGCGCGGGCCTGCGCAAGGCACCCACGGGCGGCACGGAGTGCCCGAAGACCGTGGCGTGCGAGTGGATCCCGGCGCCGTACGAGGAGTTCAAGGACCCCAACGGCAATCCGGACTACGGCAACCACGACCTGTCGGACCGGCCGAAGAGCCAGAGCATCGACACGATCGTCATCCACGACACCGAAGGCAGGTGGGAGGGCGTCCTGAAGATGGTGCAGGACCCGACCTACGTGTCGTGGCAGTACACCCTGCGTTCCACCGACGGCCACATCGCCCAGCACGTGAAGGCCAAGGACGTCGCCTGGCACGCGGGCAACTGGTACGTGAACTCCAAGTCGATCGGCCTGGAGCACGAGGGCTTCCTCACCGCGCCCGACACCTGGTACACGGAGGCGATGTACCGCACGTCGGCGCGGCTGGTGAAGTACCTGGCGAAGAAGTACGACATCCCGCTGGACCGGCAGCACATCCTCGGCCACGACAACGTCCAGGGCACGGTGACGTCGTCGATCCCGGGCATGCACACGGACCCGGGTCCTTACTGGGACTGGCAGCACTACTTCACGCTGCTCGGCAAGCCGTTCCACCGCACGGCGGGCACGGGCGGCGGCGTGGTGACGGTGGCCCCCGAGTACGCCAAGAACCGCCCGGAGTACACGGGTTGCGTCAAGCCCGGCGAGACGTGCGTGCCGCACGGTTCGGCGGCGGTGCGCGTCCACACGGAGCCGCGTGACGACGCGCCGCTGATCAAGGACATCGGCAAGCGCCCCGGCGGCCAGGCGTCCACGATCGACGTGAACGACACGGGCGCGCGGCTCTCCACCGGCCAGCAGTACGCGGTCGCCGAGCGCAAGGGCGACTGGACGGCCGTCTGGTACCTCGGCCAGAAGGCCTGGTTCAAGAACCCGAAGAAGCAGCCCACGGCGGTCGACGCGGCGGGCCTCGTGGTCACGCCGAAGGCCGGGGCGAGCGAGGTCCCGGTGTACGGGCGCGCCTACCCCGAGAAGGAGGCCTACCCGGCCGGTGTGCCGGTGCAGACCGTCTCGCCGCTGCCGTACAAGATCCTCGCGGGTCAGAAGTACGTGGTCGGTGACAAGGTGCCGGGCGAGTACTTCTACTCCCCGACGTTCGACACCGCCCCCCACAAGGTGGTCCGCGGCAAGGACATGTACTACGTGATCCAGTACGGGCACCGGGTCGGCTACGTGCGGGCGGCCGACGTCCAGGTGGCGCGGTCGGGCAAGTAA
- a CDS encoding ABC-F family ATP-binding cassette domain-containing protein: MNPTPSHIRAEGVTVTRASRRVLDDVSVTVSARSRIAVVGENGRGKTTLLHVLAGLITPEEGTVHRVGTIGLARQELSARDGETVGTLTSRALAASLTALDALDEATRAMADGDPAADDRYTAALDAATRLDAWDAERRVDVALEALGACTDRGRELSTLSVGQRYRVRLACLLGARHDVLLLDEPTNHLDAGGLDFLTRRLREHDGGLALVSHDRALLRDVADRFLDLDPTRDGRTRSYAGGYDAWQAARRRERERWEQDHEEQLEEHRRLRDAAARARDRLSTGWRPDKGTGKHQRQSRAPGVVQALKRQQDALEAHRIDVPEPPPVLRWPDLGVRRGAAQLRAHGVAVEGQLAGPVDLTLDGGDRLLVTGPNGSGKSTLLAVLAGAMAPTEGYVSTAPGGRVVRVSQETARQDPALTARDVYARHVGRLVARGVLGDADVVPLGSLGLLDRDASRTPVGRMSQGQQRRLDLALALSGRPGAILLDEPTNHLSSALVDELTDALRVTSAAVVVATHDRQLLRDLADWPRLEIGEPRAVMAHAFH, from the coding sequence GTGAACCCCACCCCTTCCCACATCCGCGCCGAAGGCGTCACCGTCACCCGCGCGTCCCGACGTGTCCTCGACGACGTCTCGGTCACCGTCTCCGCCCGGTCGCGCATCGCCGTCGTCGGCGAGAACGGCCGGGGCAAGACGACGCTGCTGCACGTCCTCGCCGGGCTGATCACGCCCGAAGAGGGCACCGTGCACCGCGTCGGCACGATCGGACTCGCCCGGCAGGAGCTGTCCGCGCGGGACGGCGAGACCGTCGGCACCCTCACCTCGCGGGCGCTGGCCGCATCGCTCACGGCGCTCGACGCGCTGGACGAGGCGACGCGCGCCATGGCCGACGGCGACCCCGCGGCCGACGACCGCTACACCGCCGCGCTCGACGCCGCCACCCGGCTCGACGCGTGGGACGCCGAACGCCGTGTCGACGTAGCCCTGGAGGCTCTCGGTGCCTGTACGGACCGGGGGCGGGAGTTGTCGACCCTGTCGGTCGGGCAGCGCTACCGGGTACGCCTCGCGTGCCTGCTCGGTGCGCGGCACGACGTCCTGCTCCTCGACGAGCCGACCAACCACCTCGACGCGGGCGGGCTGGATTTCCTGACCCGCAGGCTGCGCGAGCACGACGGCGGCCTCGCCCTCGTCAGCCACGACCGGGCGCTGCTGCGCGACGTCGCGGACCGGTTCCTCGACCTCGATCCGACGCGCGACGGGAGAACCCGCTCGTACGCGGGCGGTTACGACGCCTGGCAGGCGGCCCGGCGCCGTGAGCGCGAGCGCTGGGAGCAGGACCACGAGGAGCAGTTGGAGGAGCACCGGCGGCTGCGGGACGCGGCGGCGCGGGCCCGCGACCGGCTCTCCACGGGCTGGCGTCCGGACAAGGGCACCGGAAAGCACCAGCGCCAGTCCCGCGCCCCCGGCGTCGTACAGGCCCTGAAACGGCAGCAGGACGCCCTGGAGGCGCACCGGATCGACGTGCCGGAGCCGCCGCCGGTGCTGCGGTGGCCGGACCTCGGTGTCCGTCGGGGTGCGGCTCAGCTGCGGGCGCACGGCGTCGCGGTCGAGGGGCAGCTCGCGGGGCCCGTCGACCTCACGCTCGACGGCGGCGACCGGCTGCTCGTGACGGGGCCGAACGGGTCAGGGAAGTCGACACTGCTGGCGGTGCTCGCCGGTGCGATGGCGCCCACGGAGGGATACGTCTCCACGGCTCCTGGAGGCCGGGTCGTGCGGGTGAGTCAGGAGACCGCCCGGCAGGACCCCGCTCTCACCGCCCGTGACGTGTACGCGCGTCACGTGGGGCGGCTGGTGGCCCGCGGGGTGCTCGGCGACGCCGACGTGGTCCCGCTCGGGTCGCTCGGTCTGCTGGACCGCGACGCGTCGCGCACGCCGGTCGGGCGGATGTCGCAGGGGCAGCAGCGGCGCCTTGACCTGGCGTTGGCGCTGTCCGGGCGGCCGGGGGCGATCCTGCTCGACGAGCCGACCAACCATCTGTCGTCCGCGCTCGTCGACGAGTTGACGGACGCGCTCCGTGTCACGAGCGCCGCTGTCGTGGTCGCGACGCACGACCGGCAACTGCTCCGGGACCTCGCGGACTGGCCACGTCTGGAGATCGGAGAGCCCCGAGCAGTAATGGCACACGCGTTCCACTGA
- a CDS encoding class I SAM-dependent methyltransferase, whose translation MDSTENETETENTTKNMTDNTAETAQQFWERHYRAHRDWGTRANPPLAETAAPLLPGTALDLGCGAGGDAVWLARRGWHVTAVDISGTAVERLRERARRLGVAERITVQQHDLAGGFPAGRFDLVSAQYLHTPFPLLRTHVLRAAARSLRPGGLLLIVDHGSTAPWSWNQNPDVHYPTPEEVAADLGLDPACRPVLRAETVSRRATGPGGDTATVVDNVLLIQSTAGLLRPATETEG comes from the coding sequence ATGGACTCCACCGAGAACGAGACCGAGACCGAGAACACGACCAAGAACATGACCGACAACACCGCCGAGACCGCCCAGCAATTCTGGGAGCGCCACTACCGCGCCCACCGCGACTGGGGCACCCGCGCCAACCCGCCGCTCGCCGAGACCGCCGCGCCCCTGCTCCCCGGCACCGCCCTGGACCTGGGCTGCGGTGCCGGAGGCGACGCCGTCTGGCTGGCCCGGCGCGGCTGGCACGTCACCGCCGTGGACATCTCCGGCACGGCCGTCGAGCGGCTGCGGGAACGCGCACGCCGGCTCGGCGTCGCCGAGCGGATCACCGTGCAACAGCACGACCTCGCCGGAGGCTTCCCGGCAGGGCGCTTCGACCTCGTCTCCGCCCAGTACCTCCACACCCCGTTCCCGCTGCTCCGCACCCACGTCCTGCGAGCCGCCGCACGGTCCCTGCGCCCCGGTGGACTCCTCCTGATCGTCGACCACGGCTCCACGGCGCCCTGGTCCTGGAACCAGAATCCCGACGTCCACTACCCGACCCCGGAAGAGGTCGCCGCCGACCTGGGTCTCGACCCGGCGTGCCGACCGGTCCTGCGGGCGGAGACGGTCAGTCGCCGGGCCACGGGGCCCGGGGGCGACACCGCCACCGTCGTCGACAACGTCCTCCTCATCCAGTCCACCGCCGGACTCCTCCGGCCCGCCACCGAAACGGAGGGATGA
- a CDS encoding DinB family protein, with amino-acid sequence MRTNTAPPHTGADEKAVLRNVLDQLRNSIAAKVDGVPEPQVRTGGVPSGTSLLGLLKHLASVERFYLLGEEPADWQATFRPSPEDTVDGVRTDYRKTVERANEIIDACPDLTLPAPRARRRGPVPSMRWVLVHMIEETGRHAGHADILRERIDGSTGR; translated from the coding sequence ATGCGTACGAACACCGCACCCCCGCACACCGGCGCCGACGAGAAGGCAGTCCTCCGGAACGTCCTCGACCAGCTGCGGAACTCGATCGCGGCCAAGGTCGACGGCGTGCCGGAACCACAGGTGCGCACGGGCGGGGTCCCGTCGGGCACGAGCCTGCTCGGCCTGCTCAAACACCTCGCGTCCGTCGAGCGGTTCTATTTACTCGGCGAGGAGCCCGCCGACTGGCAGGCGACCTTCAGGCCGTCGCCCGAGGACACGGTCGACGGCGTGCGCACCGACTACCGGAAGACCGTGGAGCGGGCGAACGAGATCATCGACGCCTGCCCGGACCTGACCCTCCCGGCGCCGCGCGCCCGTCGTCGCGGGCCGGTGCCGTCGATGCGGTGGGTCCTGGTGCACATGATCGAGGAAACCGGTCGGCACGCGGGACACGCGGACATCCTGCGCGAGCGGATCGACGGGTCCACCGGCCGCTGA
- a CDS encoding putative immunity protein: protein MAGESGTAEAAEATDIALSRHDLREVTAFAAACAEEVLAVFEADRPDDGRPREAIDAAREFARGGARGKRLRDTAWAALKAAKEADTPAAQEVARAAMAAAGAAYLHPLAKATQVKHILGAAAHAARAAELVAGDDRTVGAEGVVRAARRATPAVVDVLGRYPAAPGGGGRVGELTRALDAHLRP from the coding sequence ATGGCAGGGGAGAGCGGAACAGCGGAAGCGGCCGAGGCGACGGACATCGCGCTCAGCAGACATGACCTCCGCGAGGTCACGGCGTTCGCGGCGGCCTGCGCGGAGGAGGTGCTCGCGGTCTTCGAGGCCGACCGGCCGGACGACGGGCGCCCCCGGGAAGCGATCGACGCGGCGCGGGAGTTCGCCAGGGGCGGTGCGCGCGGCAAGCGTCTGCGCGACACCGCCTGGGCGGCCCTGAAGGCGGCCAAGGAAGCGGACACCCCCGCCGCGCAGGAGGTGGCGCGGGCGGCGATGGCCGCGGCAGGAGCCGCCTATCTGCACCCGCTGGCCAAGGCCACCCAGGTCAAACACATCCTGGGGGCTGCCGCCCACGCGGCGCGCGCGGCCGAGCTCGTGGCGGGTGACGATCGGACCGTCGGAGCCGAGGGGGTGGTGCGGGCGGCCCGTCGGGCGACACCGGCTGTCGTCGACGTACTCGGACGCTATCCGGCGGCACCGGGCGGCGGTGGACGGGTGGGCGAGCTGACTCGCGCCCTGGACGCGCACCTTCGCCCCTGA
- a CDS encoding methanogen output domain 1-containing protein: MEPSEAPIALDRDVFMRSLIRELARVLEDVVGLEEAAGYVSLVSQTIGVDLNGQYAKALSVERLDRGQVAKVMVDFKRRVGGDFFVVEENDQRIVLGNRVCPFGEKVVGRPSMCMMTSNVFGTIAAENLGYARVELEKTIARWDVGCRVVVHLRPPSESEPSTGREYYGDLP, encoded by the coding sequence GTGGAACCGTCCGAAGCACCCATCGCCCTGGACCGCGACGTGTTCATGCGGAGCCTCATCCGTGAGTTGGCACGGGTCCTGGAGGACGTGGTCGGTCTCGAGGAAGCCGCCGGATACGTCAGCCTCGTCAGTCAGACCATCGGCGTCGACCTCAACGGCCAGTACGCCAAGGCGCTCTCCGTCGAGCGGCTCGACCGGGGGCAGGTCGCCAAGGTCATGGTCGACTTCAAGAGGCGTGTCGGCGGTGACTTCTTCGTCGTGGAGGAGAACGACCAGCGCATCGTGCTGGGCAACAGAGTCTGCCCCTTCGGCGAGAAGGTCGTGGGCCGCCCCTCGATGTGCATGATGACGTCCAACGTCTTCGGCACCATCGCCGCGGAGAACCTCGGGTACGCCCGCGTGGAACTGGAGAAGACCATCGCCCGCTGGGACGTTGGCTGCCGCGTCGTCGTGCACCTTCGCCCACCATCCGAATCCGAACCGAGCACAGGGCGTGAGTACTACGGCGATCTTCCGTGA
- a CDS encoding PAS domain-containing protein: protein MIRDEALGLFRKITALHTEPVLLVAADSRVLAANPAAVRLLPGVEDESPLSALVSESADDVDRFVRQWLRTGHPTPAGLTLHGYDGVRLRCRCFGARAQWLPAPAVHLRAVRIDPGDRFLTLKDRVNALERERILRFRATEDRAALNAALAAVHARLGHLHALVTSLAAAATPEAVGELVAKHVPTVLGCTRADLHLKDSTPVYANLRIPVPPHAMLALTTDSPPLPEHLASVTALIGGALRRF, encoded by the coding sequence GTGATCCGCGACGAGGCGCTCGGCCTCTTCCGGAAGATCACCGCCCTGCACACGGAACCCGTCCTGCTGGTCGCCGCCGACAGCCGGGTCCTTGCCGCCAACCCGGCAGCCGTCCGGCTGCTCCCGGGCGTCGAGGACGAGAGCCCGCTGAGCGCCCTCGTGTCCGAGTCCGCCGATGACGTCGACCGGTTCGTCCGGCAGTGGCTGCGCACCGGCCACCCGACCCCGGCGGGCCTCACCCTCCACGGCTACGACGGCGTACGGCTGCGATGCCGCTGCTTCGGCGCACGGGCACAGTGGCTGCCCGCCCCGGCCGTCCACCTCCGCGCCGTCCGCATCGACCCCGGCGACCGATTCCTCACTCTCAAGGACCGTGTCAACGCACTGGAACGCGAGCGCATCCTCCGCTTCCGTGCGACCGAGGACCGCGCCGCACTCAACGCGGCCCTGGCGGCCGTCCACGCCCGCCTCGGCCACCTGCACGCGCTGGTCACCTCGCTCGCCGCGGCCGCCACACCGGAGGCCGTCGGAGAGCTCGTCGCGAAGCATGTCCCGACGGTTCTCGGCTGTACGCGAGCCGACCTGCACCTGAAGGACTCGACACCCGTGTACGCGAACCTCCGCATCCCCGTCCCGCCGCACGCCATGCTCGCCCTCACCACGGACTCGCCGCCCCTGCCGGAGCACCTGGCGTCGGTGACGGCCCTGATCGGCGGCGCGTTGAGACGGTTCTGA
- a CDS encoding alpha/beta hydrolase gives MSATDAEQIDRANSSDRTPAVFVHGLWMLAASWDHWLPHFEAAGFAPVALTWPGEAATTTEARERPESIAGRTVGQVADHLAGLIGTLERKPVVIGHSVGGLLTQILAGRGLSAASVAINPAPFRGVLAMPLSTVRSLIPMIANPADRKRAKPLTYEQFRYAYASAVSEEEARSIYDRYAVPAPCAPPMQAALANLNPRTEVKVDCRNPQRGPLLVISGGRDNAIPWALASGAYKRQKRNPGVTEIVELHGRDHALTLDSRWQEVADVALAFVRRFV, from the coding sequence ATGTCCGCAACCGACGCAGAGCAGATCGACCGGGCCAATTCCTCCGACCGCACACCGGCCGTGTTCGTGCACGGCCTGTGGATGCTGGCCGCCAGCTGGGACCACTGGCTGCCGCACTTCGAGGCCGCCGGGTTCGCCCCGGTCGCCCTGACGTGGCCCGGCGAGGCGGCGACGACGACCGAGGCCAGGGAGCGCCCCGAGTCCATCGCGGGCCGGACGGTCGGGCAGGTCGCCGACCATCTGGCGGGGCTCATCGGCACGTTGGAGCGCAAGCCCGTGGTGATCGGGCACTCCGTCGGCGGGCTGCTCACGCAGATCCTCGCGGGCCGCGGCCTCTCGGCGGCGTCGGTGGCGATCAACCCGGCACCGTTCCGCGGCGTCCTCGCGATGCCGCTGTCGACGGTGCGTTCGCTGATCCCGATGATCGCGAACCCCGCCGACCGCAAGCGCGCCAAGCCCCTGACGTACGAGCAGTTCCGCTACGCCTACGCCAGCGCCGTCAGCGAGGAGGAGGCCCGCTCCATCTACGACCGGTACGCCGTGCCCGCCCCGTGCGCACCGCCCATGCAGGCGGCGCTCGCCAACCTCAACCCCCGCACGGAGGTGAAGGTGGACTGCCGCAATCCGCAGCGCGGCCCGCTGCTCGTCATCTCGGGCGGCCGTGACAACGCCATTCCCTGGGCCCTCGCCAGCGGGGCGTACAAGCGGCAGAAGCGCAATCCGGGCGTCACGGAGATCGTCGAGCTGCACGGGCGGGACCATGCGCTGACGCTCGACAGCAGGTGGCAGGAGGTCGCGGACGTCGCGCTCGCGTTCGTACGCCGGTTCGTCTGA
- a CDS encoding ROK family transcriptional regulator: MSGAPDHLPAAVPSSPGEVLALLRAGAAETRADIARLTGLARSTVSQRVDALIAHGFLAEESDGGSTGGRPPRRLRLRTREHAVAGVDLGASHCRVALMDIGGETLALREDPLSIADGPQAVLGHVERTLRTLLKESGRDAGGLKSIGVGVPGPVEFSTGRPVDPPIMPGWHQFPIPEFFADRFGPRALVDNDVNVMALAEQRRAFPDTRYLLYIKVGTGIGCGIVADGRLHRGAQGSAGDIGHIRVGDVEDPCRCGNTGCLEAVAGGAALARRLSALGLDAASGSDVVRLVKSGNRDAVRMVREAGRAVGEVLAGLVNFFNPDTVVVGGALAAVHDQLLAGVREAVYRRSHPLATHVLRIEPSRTGENAAAIGAGILAVEHALSPRQVDRVLAGAVR, translated from the coding sequence ATGTCTGGAGCGCCGGATCATCTCCCCGCAGCCGTGCCGTCCTCACCCGGTGAGGTGCTCGCCCTGCTGCGCGCCGGTGCCGCGGAGACGCGTGCGGACATCGCCCGCCTGACGGGCCTCGCACGGTCGACGGTCTCGCAGCGCGTGGACGCGCTGATCGCGCACGGCTTCCTCGCGGAGGAGTCCGACGGCGGGTCGACGGGCGGGCGGCCGCCGCGCAGGCTCCGGCTGCGCACCCGCGAGCACGCGGTGGCGGGCGTGGACCTGGGTGCGTCGCACTGCCGGGTGGCGCTCATGGACATCGGAGGCGAGACGCTGGCGCTGCGCGAGGACCCGCTGTCCATCGCGGACGGGCCGCAGGCGGTTCTCGGCCATGTGGAGCGCACGCTGCGCACCCTGCTCAAGGAGTCGGGGCGGGACGCGGGGGGCCTCAAGTCGATCGGTGTCGGCGTGCCGGGGCCCGTCGAGTTCTCCACCGGCCGGCCGGTGGATCCGCCGATCATGCCGGGGTGGCACCAGTTCCCCATCCCCGAGTTCTTCGCCGACCGCTTCGGCCCGCGCGCCCTCGTCGACAACGACGTGAACGTGATGGCGCTGGCCGAGCAGCGCCGCGCGTTTCCGGACACCCGCTACCTCCTCTACATCAAGGTCGGCACGGGCATCGGCTGCGGCATCGTCGCCGACGGCCGCCTGCACCGGGGCGCGCAGGGCAGCGCGGGCGACATCGGGCACATCCGGGTCGGTGACGTGGAGGATCCCTGCCGGTGCGGCAACACGGGCTGCCTGGAGGCGGTCGCGGGCGGCGCGGCGCTCGCCCGCAGACTCTCGGCGCTCGGCCTCGATGCTGCGTCGGGCAGCGATGTCGTACGTCTGGTCAAGTCCGGCAACCGGGACGCCGTGCGCATGGTGCGCGAGGCGGGCCGGGCGGTCGGCGAGGTGCTCGCGGGGCTGGTGAACTTCTTCAACCCGGACACGGTGGTCGTCGGCGGGGCGCTCGCCGCCGTCCACGACCAGCTTCTCGCGGGCGTCCGTGAGGCGGTCTACCGGCGCTCGCATCCGCTGGCCACGCATGTGCTGCGCATCGAGCCGAGCCGTACCGGGGAGAACGCGGCGGCGATCGGCGCGGGGATCCTCGCGGTCGAGCACGCGCTGTCACCGCGGCAGGTGGACCGTGTCCTGGCGGGTGCGGTGCGCTGA